Part of the Paeniglutamicibacter sulfureus genome, CTCGCCGAGGTAGCGGCCGTAAAGCTGGGTGTTCCCGCCCACGAGATCAGGTTTATCCGCGGTACGGTCTCCAGCCTCAGTGGACGCGAATCCATCGGCTGGAATGAACTGGTTCATGCCGCTTACTTCCAGCGGGTCCAGCTTTCGGCAGCAGGTTTTTACCGGACCGAAGGGCTGCACTGGGACTTGGACATCATGAAGGGGGAACCGTTCAAGTACTTCGCCTATGGGGCGGCGGCCAGTGAAGTGGAGGTCAGCCGTTTCGACGGTTCGTACACCTTGCGCCGGGTGGATGTGGTGCACGACGTGGGGGATTCGCTCTCCCCGCTGATTGACCTGGGACAAATCGAAGGCGGATTCGTGCAGGGGACGGGGTGGCTGACCCTGGAGGACCTGCGTTGGGACACCAGCGACCGGCCCACCAGGGGACGGCTGGCGACTCAGAGCGCCAGCACCTACAAGATCCCGAGCCTGTCGGAAATGCCCGAGGTCTTCAATGTCTCGCTCCTGGACAAAGCCCATGAAGAGGGTGCGGTCTATGGTTCCAAGGCCGTGGGTGAGCCCCCACTGATGTTGTCACTTTCGGTGCGCGAGGCCCTGCGCCAAGCCATTGCCGGTTTTGCCGAGCCCGGAACCAGTGTGTGCCTGGCTTCGCCGGCCACGCCCGAAGCGGTGTTTTGGGCGGTTCAGGCGGCCCGCGAGCACAGTGCATTGATCAGCGGGCGATCATCATGACCTGGATTGATGCGGTGATGCGGCTGCGGTCCCAGCGGGTCCCGGCGGTTTTGATCACCGTGGTTGGTGTGCGCGGGCATGCACCGCGCGAGGCCGGAACCAAGATGGTTGCCACCATTGACGAGCTTTTTGAAACCATAGGTGGCGGCAACCTGGAGATGACCGCGGTGACACGGGCCCGGCAAATGCTCACCGAGTCGCTGCACGTGCCCGAAACAATGACCTTGCGGCTGAATGACAAGGCTCCGGCGACCTACGGTCGACAATGCTGTGGAGGAGAAGTGACGATCTTGCTTGAACCGATGGCCGTACCCCCGACGGTGGCGATCTTTGGCGCTGGCAATGTGGGTCTTGAACTTGCCCGCATTCTTTCTCGGCAGGACATTGAACTGTATTTGAGCGATTCCCGCGAGGAAAACCTACAGGGGCTGAACGCACTTGAACCGGCAGTGGCGCGGATTCATCCGAAACTGGCCGTCATTGGCGAAGAAGTGCTCAGTCGGTTGCCTGGTGGAACACACGTGCTGATCATGACCCATGACCACGCCGAGGATTTCCACCTATGCGATGCTGCGTTGCGGCATCCGAATCTTGGCTCGATCGGCCTGATCGGGTCCAACGCCAAATGGCAGCGATTCCGCAAGAATCTTGCGCAAAGCGGACATGAGGAAGCTGTGATTGGGAGGATCGACTGCCCCATCGGAGATCCTGAGGTCGTGGGTAAGGATCCGGCCACCATTGCGGTGAGCGTAGCAGCCGACCTTCTCAAACGCATGATTAAGGTCAACGCCGTCAAGGTCTGATCACCAGCCGTCCGTCCCCGCGGGTGTGGGGCCGCAAACGGCGATATCCAATTAATTCCCATTGAACCGCCGACAACGCCGAAAATAACGCGACTGCAGTACCTAGTCTGCCTCGGGCTGTGCCCCAAGGACGAAGTGGCGCCCCGAGATGCCGGTGACCTCGATCTTCACCCATGATTCCTTTTGAGTGGGGATCCAAGGGGATACCCCGGAGCTGCGGGCCACTTCGATTTCCTTGCTGGTTTGCAAGTGGTGTGCCTGGCCGTGCACGACCACCGACCACGCTTCGTCGGAGAGGATGCCGTCGGCTTCGAACGCGACCGCATCGTGTACCGTGAGGGCCGCAAGTTTTTCGCCCGGCCCGGTGCGGAGATAGATGGTCTTGTCCAACAGACCGAAGTTCACCGGGAAGATATCGATGGTGTTGCCCACGGCGGTTGCCAGCCGGCCGTGGCTGGTCCTTCCGAGTAGGCCCCAAGACTCCTCATCTGTCAGCGTTAGCACGGGCTGGTCTGCATCATGGTTGAACATCATGCCCCCACACTTCTATGAAGTATGAATAAATACCAGTGTGTCGAGGATTGCCGCCTTATTTCATGCCATGGCGGCGCGTCATCCTTTCGATCCACCGCATGCCACCAGCTCATGAAAGACTGGGGATCATGGTCAAGGAAACAGGATCAGAACGCGCCCGGCACATCGCAGCACGCTTCGAGGATCGCCTTTACGAGCTTCGCGCAGAGAGCGCCCGCGAACGCGGGCTGATCCCTACGGTGCTGCCCTACACTGGATACGGCTTGTCGGATCCGGAGAACGGCTGGGTGCGCATCTTCGCCCGGGTGCTGCTGGCCAAGCCCGGCGCCTTCGAAGACGGGCGCCACCTCGCGAAGGTCATCACGGACGGCGTGCGGGGCTGGCGTAACTTCATGTCACCGATCCTGCCCCACGGCGAGATCGAGGCCCACATCAACGGCGAACGCTTCAAGGTGCAGGCAGACCGCGGGGGAGTGGTCGATGTCCGCGTGGCCGCCTCGCTGGAACCCGGCTGGAACGAGATCAGCCTGCACGTCGAGGGTGGGCCCACCGTCACCGCGCCGATTGTGGTCGTTGACGGGAAGCAGGAGTTCGGGGTGCTCTCGGACGTGGACGACACCGTGGTGGTCACCGCGCTGCCGCGCCCGCTGCTGGCGGCGTGGAACTCGTTCGTGCTCTCCGAGCACGCCCGCCTGGCCACACCGGGGATGCCGGTGATGATGGAGCGGCTGATGCGAGACAAGCCCGGAGCCCCCACCTTCTATCTCTCCACCGGTGCCTGGAACGTCGCCCAGACCCTCACCCGATTCCTCTCACGCAACCTCTACCCGCAGGGCCCGTTGTTGCTGACCGACTGGGGAGCCACCGAGCGCGGCTGGTTCCGTTCGGGCATGCAGCACAAGGCCGACCAGTTGCGCCGCCTCGCCGCCGAATTCCCGAACATGAAGTGGCTGCTGATCGGCGACGACGGCCAACACGACCCCTATCTCTACGCCGAATTCGCCCGCCGCTATCCCCGCCATGTCGAGGCCATCGTCATTCGCCAGCTGACCCCCTCCGAGGCGGTGCTGGCCGGTGGGCGCAGCCAGGGGATCCTGAATTCCACCCCCGGAGTGCCCTGGGTCTACGAGCCAGACGGGTCGCGCATCGCCGAGAAGCTGGAGGGCCTGGGCATCATCAGCCCCGACGATCCGGCAAGGATCGACTGAATGTCCGGACACAAGATCCGCGTCGAGGTCCCCATGCGCTGGGGAGACATGGATGCCTACGGACACATCAACAACGTAAACCTGGTCCGCATGATGGAAGAGGCGCGCATCGCCGGCTTCGGGGTGCCCGGCGGCACCGGAAAGCCCGGCATCATGCCGCAGGTCGACCTGTTCTCCACGGTCCCGGAAAACACGCAGATCCTGGTCGTCGAGCACCGCGTGCGCTACCTCAAACCGTTGGACTACCGCAACGTCCCGGCGCACGTGGATTTGTGGATCAGCACCATCAAGGCCGCGAGTTTCGACATCAGCTACGAGTTCCACGATCCGGTGGACGGCGGGGTGTGCGTTCGTGCTGCAACCACCCTGGCATTCTTCTCCGTTGACGAGCAGCGATTGCTTCGACTTAGCCCGGGGAACAAGGAAGCGCTGGCGCAGTACGCGGCCGACCCGATTTTCCGCTAATGCTTTCTCTTTCCGGACGCAATGGACAATCGTTGCCGTGCAAGGCCTAATGCCCAGCCCCGCCTAGGAACACGTCGAACCGTCACATTGAGACAAGCCTTGGACTCTCCCGTGCAATGCGTTGCTATTGTTCGGAGCATGAGCACCGAAACTGCACCTCAGGCAGACACCGTGTCCTTGGACGGCCGAGTATTCTGCGGCGTTGAGAATTCTGCAACAGGAGAAGTAGGGCAATCCACCACATTTACCTACCACCAAGATCACGAAGTGGTTTGGGCAGAGTACTCCGGTGGTGCAGTCGTCCGAGGCTATCTCGTCGGCACTCGCAATGCGGATAAATTGAACTTTCGCTACGTTCACCTTGGCGCTAACAAGGAAACCTCAACCGGAGTTTGTGAATCGGTCATCGAGGTCCTTGACGACGGTCGGGTACGTTTCCATGAATCGTGGGCATGGGAATCCCGACCGGAAACGGGAAACAGCATTGTCGAAGAGCTGAAGCAATAGCCCGTTCTAAACCACCGAAAAAGGGGTGGCCCGCCAAGCACCGGTGGACTGCGACCGCCAACTTTGGGTCCACGGCCGTCTCAGCCGCCCGGAATCCTAGGAAAGTTGCAGGTTGCCCGTCAGGGACTCGAAGTCGCGGGCCAATTCCTCATCGCGCTCGAAGGTACATGCAGAGAGCGGTTCGGTGCTGAAGGAAAAGTAGCGCAGCCCGGCACTGTGGCGCGGATCGGCGGGAAGCGCAATCGCGTTGCTGTGGAAATTCACCCGCCCAAGTGAAATCCCCGGAGCCGGCTGCGGCGCAATGCGCAGCAGCTGCACAATGACCGGCAGGTCGTGGGCGAACACCTGGTGGTGGGTGCCTCCGGCAAAGACATGCAGTGTCAGGCCCTGGGTCAGGGACATCGCGACCTCGATGTCAGCGGGCGCCCAAAGCGTGGGGCGGGCCATGAGGCTCCTGATCGCCCGGGGATTGGTGCGGTGTCCGGAGTGGAACGAGGTACAGGTGTCGATGGAACGTGACTCATTGCGCAAGGTGGTGGCGCCTTTCGTGTGCTCTTGTCCCCAAGGCAGCGGCTGCTGCCAGGACCGCTTCGTCATCCGAACCACCCTTGAAGCATGGGGTTGGTGTCGCGCCGGGTCGGAGCCCAAAGCTGACGCGTATCTCGTGAAGCTAATTTCATCCTACCAAACGCCCGGTGACGTTTTAGAGTGAGTGAATGAGACTCATCTTGATCCGCCACGGGCAGACAGCCTCCAATGTGGCCCAGGCCCTGGACACCGCGGCCCCCGGCGCGCCGCTGGACGAGACCGGCCTGGCCCAGGCACGGGAACTCGTCCGGAGGCTCGGTGCCGAGGATGTGGACGCGGTCTTCTCCTCGCCGTTGCTGCGCGCCAAGATGACCGCAACGCCCTTGGCCGATTCCCGCGGACTTGTCCTTGCCGAGCACGTGGGGCTGAGCGAAATCTCCGCCGGTGACCTGGAGATGCGCAACGACCCCGAGGCCCAACTTGCCTACCGCGACGTGTTTTTCCGGTGGCTTTCCGGCGACCTTGCCGCCAAGGTTGCTGGCGGCGAGGATGCGCACACGGCACTGGATCGATTCAACTCGGTCATCGAACAGGCGCGCGCAGCTGGGACCGGAAAGCTGGTCGTGGTCAGCCATGCCGCAATGCTGGTGACATGGCTTGCCTCCCGAAGCACCAACTTCGACCCCGGCCTGCTGAGCCCGCTGCCACTGGCCAACACCGGAGTGGTGACGCTGGATGCGGTAGCAAGATCGCGGTGGACCATGCGCAGTTGGCAGGACCGGCGTCTGGACTAGAAAGTCCCGTTCTGCAACCGGCGATGCCGCCCGCACGGCGCCGAAACGTCGTGGGGGCGGCAATTCAGGATCGGCGTCAGTCCTCGAAGGAAAGCTTCGGCGGGGTGGTGCGGAAGCCCTTGGTGCGGATGGCCAAAAAGCCGATTCCCGCGGCGAACCACATCAGTCCCACCACAAGACTGACGCCGGAGAGCGAGGTCCACAACCAAATGGTCAGCGCGAATCCCACCAGGGGCATGAGCAGGTAGAGCAACACCGAACGGGCACCGCGCGCCTTAGCATCCATGAAGAAGGTCTTGATGACCGAAAGGTTCACCATGGAGAACGCAACCAGGGCCCCGAAGCTGACCACCGAGGCCGCAGTCTCCAAGCTGACGAAGAGGTAGGTCAGCGACACCGCGGAGACCACGAGGGTGGCATAGACGGGGGTGGAAAAACGGCGATTGAGCATGCCCATGCGGCGCGGCAGCAATCCGTCACGACCCATGGAGTACAGGATTCGGGTCACGCTGGCCTGCGAGGCCATGGCCGAACCAAATGACCCCACAACGTAGACCGCCACAAAGATCGCGGTGAGCACCGAACCGCCGACCCCTGCCATGAGCTCGACGCCCGCGGCATCCGGATCGGTGAAGGTGGTGTGGTCCGGGTGGATCAATGCCCCGGCCCAGCCAACGACGATGAAGATCAGGCCGCCGGCCAAGGTGGTGAGCACGATCGCGGCGGGAATCGTCTTGCCGGGATTCCTCGCATCCTCCGACAAGGTCGAAATAGCATCGAATCCCAGGAACGAGAGCGAGAGGATGGCAGCGCCGGAGAAGATCGGGCCCAGGCCGTCGGCGCCAAAGGAGAACGGTGCCAACAGGCTTGGGGCATCGGCGTTGATGACCTGGTTGAGCACCAGCGCCACGAAGATGCCGATCATGAGCACCGAGGAGGCGACCACCGTGGCGCTGAGCCGGCCGATGAACTTGATGCCGATGATGTTCAGGCCCAGCACCAGCACGAGGGACACCAGCGAGAACGCCCAGGCGGGGACCGCAGGGAACTGCGTGTTGAGATAGATGCCGATGAGCAGAAAATTGATCATCGGGATGAACAAGTAGTCGAGCATCAGCGTCCAGCCCGTGGCAAAACCGACAGTTCCGCCGAAGGCCTGCTGGGTGTAGGCGTAGGCGGATCCGGCCTGCGGCACCGCCCGGGACATCTGGGCGTAGCTGAAGGCCGTGAACAGCATGGTCACCAGTCCCACGATATAAGCGGCCGGCAGATGTCCGTTGGTCACCCCGGTCACCACGCCGTAGGTGGTGAACACCGTGACCGGCGCCATGTACGTCAGTCCGAAGAGCACCAGGAAAGGTATGCCCAGGACCCGCTTGAGCTCAGTGGGACGGGCGCCGTGTATGCTGCCGGATGCCGGAACATGAGCCGAGATCTTGGTATTCATCGTATTCCGTCCAATGCCGGTTCGGGTGTCGTCAGGTGGGTGGGTTTGCCGGCAAGCCAGGTGCCAAGGACCTTCACGCCGGCCACGTCGTGTTCCGCGATGGAGCGTGGATCGCTCTCCAGCCAGACCAGGTCCGCGATCTGCCCCGCTGCCAGGGTTCCGCGTTCGTGGTCGGCAAAGGCCTGGTAGGCGACCTGGGCGCTGTAGGAGTCCAGGGCATCGACAACGCCGTAGGGGGCCCCGGCCAGCGGAGGAATGTCGGGGTCGGACAGCCCTGTGCGGGTCACTGCCGTGCCGATGCCCGGCATCGGGTGGTGGTGTGTGACAGGCCAGTCGCTGCCAAAGGACACCCTGA contains:
- a CDS encoding APC family permease, translated to MNTKISAHVPASGSIHGARPTELKRVLGIPFLVLFGLTYMAPVTVFTTYGVVTGVTNGHLPAAYIVGLVTMLFTAFSYAQMSRAVPQAGSAYAYTQQAFGGTVGFATGWTLMLDYLFIPMINFLLIGIYLNTQFPAVPAWAFSLVSLVLVLGLNIIGIKFIGRLSATVVASSVLMIGIFVALVLNQVINADAPSLLAPFSFGADGLGPIFSGAAILSLSFLGFDAISTLSEDARNPGKTIPAAIVLTTLAGGLIFIVVGWAGALIHPDHTTFTDPDAAGVELMAGVGGSVLTAIFVAVYVVGSFGSAMASQASVTRILYSMGRDGLLPRRMGMLNRRFSTPVYATLVVSAVSLTYLFVSLETAASVVSFGALVAFSMVNLSVIKTFFMDAKARGARSVLLYLLMPLVGFALTIWLWTSLSGVSLVVGLMWFAAGIGFLAIRTKGFRTTPPKLSFED
- a CDS encoding histidine phosphatase family protein, translated to MRLILIRHGQTASNVAQALDTAAPGAPLDETGLAQARELVRRLGAEDVDAVFSSPLLRAKMTATPLADSRGLVLAEHVGLSEISAGDLEMRNDPEAQLAYRDVFFRWLSGDLAAKVAGGEDAHTALDRFNSVIEQARAAGTGKLVVVSHAAMLVTWLASRSTNFDPGLLSPLPLANTGVVTLDAVARSRWTMRSWQDRRLD
- a CDS encoding pyridoxamine 5'-phosphate oxidase family protein, translating into MMFNHDADQPVLTLTDEESWGLLGRTSHGRLATAVGNTIDIFPVNFGLLDKTIYLRTGPGEKLAALTVHDAVAFEADGILSDEAWSVVVHGQAHHLQTSKEIEVARSSGVSPWIPTQKESWVKIEVTGISGRHFVLGAQPEAD
- the xdhC gene encoding xanthine dehydrogenase accessory protein XdhC gives rise to the protein MTWIDAVMRLRSQRVPAVLITVVGVRGHAPREAGTKMVATIDELFETIGGGNLEMTAVTRARQMLTESLHVPETMTLRLNDKAPATYGRQCCGGEVTILLEPMAVPPTVAIFGAGNVGLELARILSRQDIELYLSDSREENLQGLNALEPAVARIHPKLAVIGEEVLSRLPGGTHVLIMTHDHAEDFHLCDAALRHPNLGSIGLIGSNAKWQRFRKNLAQSGHEEAVIGRIDCPIGDPEVVGKDPATIAVSVAADLLKRMIKVNAVKV
- a CDS encoding App1 family protein; protein product: MVKETGSERARHIAARFEDRLYELRAESARERGLIPTVLPYTGYGLSDPENGWVRIFARVLLAKPGAFEDGRHLAKVITDGVRGWRNFMSPILPHGEIEAHINGERFKVQADRGGVVDVRVAASLEPGWNEISLHVEGGPTVTAPIVVVDGKQEFGVLSDVDDTVVVTALPRPLLAAWNSFVLSEHARLATPGMPVMMERLMRDKPGAPTFYLSTGAWNVAQTLTRFLSRNLYPQGPLLLTDWGATERGWFRSGMQHKADQLRRLAAEFPNMKWLLIGDDGQHDPYLYAEFARRYPRHVEAIVIRQLTPSEAVLAGGRSQGILNSTPGVPWVYEPDGSRIAEKLEGLGIISPDDPARID
- a CDS encoding acyl-CoA thioesterase, which encodes MSGHKIRVEVPMRWGDMDAYGHINNVNLVRMMEEARIAGFGVPGGTGKPGIMPQVDLFSTVPENTQILVVEHRVRYLKPLDYRNVPAHVDLWISTIKAASFDISYEFHDPVDGGVCVRAATTLAFFSVDEQRLLRLSPGNKEALAQYAADPIFR